A window of Fragaria vesca subsp. vesca linkage group LG7, FraVesHawaii_1.0, whole genome shotgun sequence contains these coding sequences:
- the LOC101307161 gene encoding (-)-germacrene D synthase-like, with product MPSQLASESEALSPKATADVKRRSTNFKPRIWGDYFLSYASMEADITIEQQVQQLKEEVKRMLVDNVKDGSQKLSLIDDIQRLGVSYHFENEICEILQQIYNNDHVSYNDLHQNNSDLHAVSLRFRLLRQQGYNASCEYFSNLKDNDGKFKESLVDDTKGLLGLYEATHLRIHGDDILDEALTFTTTHLQSATRRGLSSPLSKQVTHSLNQPFWKRMPRIEARHYISIYQEDKYSHNETLLNFARLDFNLLQQLHQKELCELTRWWKDLDFVKKLPFTRNRLVECYFIALGIFFEPEYYFGRRTFCKVIYMLSAIDDIYDVHGTLEELELFHEAIQRWDISALDQSPDYMKVCFQAQLDVFTEIEEKITSEGNLYAIHHARESLKMTVAGYMKEARWFYSKYTPTFDEYMPLGTLTSSYYLSITAVVGMGLAATKDSLDWLFTDPGILNATSVIGRLLNDIRTHQVREHVASAVELYMKEHGATEEEAIEELTNQVNDAWKVIIKACLHPTPVSLPVLMRPLRVASTWEVLYKSADSYTSPGVELKGIVTSLLIEPVPNALA from the exons ATGCCTTCTCAACTTGCTTCAGAGTCTGAAGCCCTCAGCCCAAAGGCCACTGCTGATGTTAAGCGACGTTCAACTAACTTCAAGCCTAGAATTTGGGGTGATTATTTTCTGTCATATGCTTCCATG GAAGCGGATATTACTATTGAGCAACAGGTTCAACAGCTGAAGGAAGAGGTGAAGAGGATGCTTGTGGATAATGTTAAAGACGGTTCCCAAAAACTAAGCTTGATTGATGACATTCAACGCTTAGGCGTGTCCTACCATTTCGAAAACGAGATTTGTGAAATCTTGCAACAAATATACAACAATGACCACGTATCCTATAATGATCTTCATCAGAATAATTCCGACCTTCATGCAGTTTCTCTTCGTTTCAGATTACTTAGACAACAAGGATACAATGCTTCGTGTG AGTATTTCAGCAACTTGAAGGACAATGATGGGAAATTCAAGGAATCACTTGTCGATGATACAAAAGGACTACTAGGCTTGTACGAAGCAACACATCTTCGGATACACGGTGATGATATACTTGATGAGGCACTAACCTTCACTACAACTCATCTCCAGTCTGCAACACGCCGCGGTTTGAGCTCCCCACTTTCAAAACAAGTTACTCATTCCTTGAATCAGCCATTCTGGAAAAGGATGCCAAGGATAGAAGCGAGGCATTACATATCTATCTACCAAGAAGACAAATATTCTCATAATGAAACTCTCTTGAATTTCGCACGGCTAGATTTCAACCTACTGCAGCAACTCCATCAAAAAGAACTATGTGAACTTACAAG GTGGTGGAAGGATTTAGACTTCGTGAAAAAGTTACCTTTCACAAGAAATAGGCTGGTTGAGTGCTACTTCATCGCCTTGGGTATCTTCTTTGAGCCAGAATATTATTTTGGTAGGAGGACATTCTGCAAAGTTATCTACATGTTATCCGCGATTGATGACATCTATGATGTTCATGGTACACTTGAAGAGCTCGAGCTCTTCCACGAAGCTATTCAGAG GTGGGACATCTCTGCCCTGGATCAGTCGCCGGACTATATGAAAGTCTGTTTCCAGGCACAGTTGGATGTCTTCACTGAAATTGAAGAAAAGATTACAAGCGAGGGAAACTTGTATGCCATTCACCATGCAAGAGAATCG TTGAAAATGACCGTCGCTGGTTACATGAAAGAAGCTAGATGGTTTTACTCTAAATACACCCCAACTTTTGATGAATACATGCCGCTAGGAACACTTACATCCTCATATTATTTATCAATCACCGCTGTTGTTGGAATGGGACTTGCTGCTACAAAAGACTCCTTGGATTGGTTATTCACTGACCCTGGAATCTTAAATGCTACATCAGTCATTGGCAGACTCTTAAACGACATCAGGACGCATCAGGTA AGAGAGCATGTTGCTTCAGCCGTGGAATTATACATGAAAGAACATGGTGCTACAGAAGAAGAAGCCATAGAGGAACTAACTAATCAAGTGAATGATGCATGGAAGGTTATAATCAAAGCTTGTCTCCACCCTACCCCAGTCTCATTGCCGGTTCTAATGCGACCTCTCAGAGTAGCAAGTACTTGGGAAGTTCTTTACAAGAGTGCAGATTCATACACGAGCCCTGGGGTTGAGTTGAAGGGAATAGTGACTTCTCTGCTAATCGAACCTGTGCCTAATGCATTAGCATAA